In Rhizoctonia solani chromosome 6, complete sequence, the sequence CGGTCGGGCAACTCTGATAGGTtttcatggattttcatTGTGTGATCTGATATGCTGTGTCTGGTGATTGATTAATCGCTTCGGGCTAATCATCCCGCCTTTTCCGCTCATCCAAATGGTCTCTGGATCACGGTATTTCAATTGGCCGGGTGTCAACAGAGTACCAAGGTGGCGCCTTCGATCCATGGAATGGACCTGGCTATGGTGCATGCTATAACCTCATAAACGAGCAGGTATGTGCCTCCGTCTTTTTCATTCCATCTCCAGTGTTTGGTCGCTTGATCTTTATTCCCTCTCTCATTCTTCACATCCCCACCCCCCGAAACTGTGGTGGCTGATTTATAAGTAGTTCGCGAACGTCTTTTACAAGAACAGCTATGCTGCCGGAACGTACCTCCAAAACCTCTACATGACCTATGGGGGCACCAACTGGGGCAACTTGGCCACTCCTACCGTTTATACTTCATACGATTACGGCGCTGTGAGTCAACACATCTCGTAATATAATAATACAGGGGTTGATAATTTGAATAGGCTATTTCTGAGGATCGCTCCCTCACAATCAAATATCATGAACTGAAACTCCAAGGGCTATTCCTACACGCCACACCTCACTATCATCTCGCTGGTCGCATCTCTACCGGCACCTCTCTTTCTAATTCCAACCAGATTTTCACTACCCACCTTGCAACACTTAAAAATCAAAACCTCTACATTGTTCGTCAAACGACAAACACCAACACGGCGCGCGTCGAGTTCGATTTGAAGGTCAACACTACTAAAGGCGAGGTTACGCTGAAGAACGTCGCATTGAATGGAAGGGAAAGTAAGATTATCGTCAGCGAGTATCCGTTTGGGAGTAGCGTACTTGGATACACTTCTGCCGAGGTGGGCTTCCAAGCGAGCCTACAGGGGTTAGATACTAATCTTGCATACAGGTTGCAACATGGGCTACTATTGATGGAACAGATCACATTGTTCTTTACACCTCGAACCAGACCACCGCGACTGCGCTTTACACCAACGCTACCTCGGCTACATCTTCTTCATCCAGCATCACTACGACTGTTTCTGACGGTACTGCACTGATCTCGGGATCTCCCTCTTCGTCCGGCCTCACGCGCGTCACAGTTGGGAAGTCTAGTATTTGGGTGGCGGACAAGTCCTGGCTCGCTCCTCGGATATGGCAGCCTCGTGTGAGCGGCACGTCCGGGAATGGGCGTTATGATCTCAGCCCTCGTACCGGTAGTGTGCTTGTTTTTGGACCTTACCTGGTTCGAAATGCTGCAATCAAGGGCTCAACGCTGACCATTACTGGTGATTTGGAATCCGGTTCTACTACCGAACTTGAAATCCTTGCACCCTCTTCAGTGAAGTCTGTTACTTTTAATGGTAAATCCGTCAAAGTATCCAAGACACCCCTCGGGACTCTCAAAGGATCGATTGAAACCAAGAATTTGACACCTAAGTTACCGAGCCTCAAGTCATTGCAGTGGAAATGCACGGACTCATTGCCCGAGGTTGCGGTTAAATTCGATGATTCAAAGTGGGTTGTTGCCACTAAGAATTCGACTGCTCGCCCTCCCGAGTTCCAGCCGCTCGGCGGAAAGACTATGTTGTATGCTGACGAGTATGGATTCCATGCGGGTGTGTCAGATTACCATGATGTTGATACGTATTAATTTCTTTTATAGGTAACATATTGTATCGCGGCAAGTTCGAAAGTAATGCTACCGGGGTTAGGCTCTCAGTACAAGGGTGTGTTTTTACAACCGCGAAAGAAAATGTTTTTCTGACGTCTCTCAAGAGGTTATAACTTTGGCTTCTCTGCCTTTCTCAATGGCGTCTTCCTTGGTTCAGGCCAAGGTCGTTCCGGTTCTGATCCAGCAGGTGGGATTGATCTTGTCAATGCGACATACACCTTCCCCGTGGGATCGGTCGGAAAGGAGAACGTTATCACTGTAGTGGTTGACAACATGGGCTTGGACGAGGATTGGAACTCGCGTGATGAGTTCAAGGTCAGTTGACCCCAGTATGCGACAAAGTGGTTGTTAAAATCCATATCCGTTAGGCTCCTCGTGGAATTCGTGGCTATGAGCTTCTCGGAGGCGGAGACTTCTCGTCTTGGAAACTTATAGGCAATGTCGATGGGGAAGATACTAAGGATATTATTCGTGGCCCTTTGAACCAAGGTGGTCTCTATGTAGAACGCATTGGCGCGATCTACCCTAACTACTCCACCACCTCCTGGAACACGACTAGTTGTTCGCCCTTCAATGGTATCAGCAAAGCGGGAATAACGGCATACAAAACCAAGTTCTCATTAGATATCGATGAAGATACTGATGTACCGGTGGCTTTCAAGTTTGAACGTACTCCAACCAGCAACTACCGTGTGATGCTGTATGTGAACGGCTGGCAATTCGGGCGTTTCACGAGCAATTTCGGGCCTCAGACGGTGTACCCTGTGAGTCGATTTACATCAATTGTGTACTCCTTTATGCTAAATGTATGCAGATTCCCGAGGGCGTTCTTAACCATCGAGGAGAAAACGATATTTTGTTAACTCTCTGGTCACTTGGTGCGTTTCCTTATGCTATTTATCTGTGGTGTATTTACCCGTATTACAGACGCTTTGGGTGCCAAAATAGCGAATGTCGAATTGGCCCCAACAATCGTCCTGGCTTCCAGCAAGGAGATAGTACGAGGGCTTGCCGCGTAAACGGATGAAGGCAGAAGAAAAATCATGTATCACAGCATAAATCCACTAATTCAAATGAATATCTTCATAATGTTTCATCCGAACCCCAATATTCTTCATTAGTGTTTTCAATCCGTCAGACAGTTGAGCGCTGTATGACGAAACTTAAATAAACCAAAGGCGCATCCGCCCCATGAATCGCCTATGGCATGTATGCATGGGCAGACTTCCTTGTTATTGATTCCAGTAATGACCAGGAGCAACAGGCCCGATTCGTCAATACCCCGGCCTGGTAGCTCAGCGCATGGAGCGAATAAGTAGTTAACGGGATCAGTTGTTGGTGCATTTCTTATGTATATTACTATGTTAATTAAAGATGCGAAAATCCCCTAAGGAGCAACCTTGTAGTTTTGGTCAGAAACCTACTAGAATTCCGCGTGTATTGTCGGGACTTCTGCGCCTGGCCCAACAATCAGTCTAAATCGTACTAAAAATGATCTACGTAATTGTCCGGGTCAAAATTTCCAGATGTCCACATACAAACGTTCGCTTGCAATGGACCCTAACCAAGCAACAGAACGCAGAATTTGGAGGGGATTACAGACAACATCATGTAGGCCCGGAATTTTGCCAGAACAAATAAGCGAAATGAGCAGATAAAACACGTATTATATATACTAGACACCTTAGGCGGGAGTGAATTTAAAATTTACTTAGCCTAGTTGAGTACAATACTGAAGGTGTAGAATGTCTAATTCTACTCGAGGGAATATCTGTCCGGTGCGGCACAGTATGCCAATTTTTGAAATGGAGTTTGCTGGTTGGGGAAGAGAAAACGAGCAGTGAAGTTTCAAATTTCACTCCAGCCTAAGGTGTCTACTGAGCCAAGTTTCAATTATCGTGGACAAGCAACATGGCCCACCAGGTAGATCGGGAACTTTGATGTAAATTTGCAAATACCCCCCAATAATACCTATAGATTGATTCGGAGTAGGTTGGACGGACGGCTGGCTGTCTTGGCTCTGCTCTacggggccccaaaaacccttGAGCTATTTGGAGTAGGGACTAAAATGGGAGCGGGTTTCCGGGGTCTACC encodes:
- a CDS encoding glycoside hydrolase family 35 protein, which codes for MRLSLLSTASVFTGLAIAQSNADLSQKYVPSPGSPGFYAGNSSAAVTLDQHSLLLDGKRIMVFSGEFHPWRLPSIPLWRDVLEKFKAGGFNAVSIYLHWGITEGKPGVLNFEGHRSVTKFLDIAKDVGILVIVRPGPYINAETSGGGFPGWLTNFKDAARSNGTDFTAAWKPYIRAVSRFTAPYQYPAGPVILVQSENEFSMSDPTNKVTYGHTDHMKWIMEEMRSNGITKVPIIHNDYRSGGQFASGPAKVDLYAWDGYPLGFDCSHPDVWKEVDSALDANHQKWNPAEPLYLAEYQGGAFDPWNGPGYGACYNLINEQFANVFYKNSYAAGTYLQNLYMTYGGTNWGNLATPTVYTSYDYGAAISEDRSLTIKYHELKLQGLFLHATPHYHLAGRISTGTSLSNSNQIFTTHLATLKNQNLYIVRQTTNTNTARVEFDLKVNTTKGEVTLKNVALNGRESKIIVSEYPFGSSVLGYTSAEVATWATIDGTDHIVLYTSNQTTATALYTNATSATSSSSSITTTVSDGTALISGSPSSSGLTRVTVGKSSIWVADKSWLAPRIWQPRVSGTSGNGRYDLSPRTGSVLVFGPYLVRNAAIKGSTLTITGDLESGSTTELEILAPSSVKSVTFNGKSVKVSKTPLGTLKGSIETKNLTPKLPSLKSLQWKCTDSLPEVAVKFDDSKWVVATKNSTARPPEFQPLGGKTMLYADEYGFHAGNILYRGKFESNATGVRLSVQGGYNFGFSAFLNGVFLGSGQGRSGSDPAGGIDLVNATYTFPVGSVGKENVITVVVDNMGLDEDWNSRDEFKAPRGIRGYELLGGGDFSSWKLIGNVDGEDTKDIIRGPLNQGGLYVERIGAIYPNYSTTSWNTTSCSPFNGISKAGITAYKTKFSLDIDEDTDVPVAFKFERTPTSNYRVMLYVNGWQFGRFTSNFGPQTVYPIPEGVLNHRGENDILLTLWSLDALGAKIANVELAPTIVLASSKEIVRGLAA